The proteins below are encoded in one region of Aquisphaera giovannonii:
- a CDS encoding TlpA disulfide reductase family protein, translating into MPDVVSSPRSRVLCLALLALASAPPCRGGEARAVRGRVVDEAGRPVAGAAVADFWRANGTGKGPDGKYLDLKVEANVRAFWGHLGEMEPLVRQAATTGADGRFAVEVSSSKHALMAMDRDRRKAGLAILPMGEGQDPIEIRIGPPVKVRGSFRSPGDGPPGWTHVYCNLPGDDARPIDSTRLVSCGSFEGRFEFSVPPGRYVLVGYDESDDARLVPDREIAVEPGRAELDLGVLTLADVSKVPRRAYERAKDGAGWVDVADRYGKPAPGWHLDDARGIARDARIEDFRGKWLLVYFWGFGCAPCLGTELPSLSRFYEAHAADRGRFEVVAVCTDDDARSMADVDRRLEPIVRNAWGGKPLPFPTALDTSYRTMEAFGLRTLGPQLVDPEGILRKGGERELAKVLDAPGGSTSPRR; encoded by the coding sequence ATGCCAGACGTCGTCTCGAGTCCTCGATCCCGCGTCCTGTGCCTCGCCCTGCTGGCCCTGGCCTCGGCCCCGCCCTGCCGGGGCGGCGAGGCGCGGGCCGTCCGCGGCCGGGTGGTCGACGAGGCGGGCCGGCCGGTCGCCGGCGCGGCCGTCGCCGACTTCTGGCGGGCCAACGGCACGGGCAAGGGGCCGGACGGCAAATACCTGGACCTGAAGGTCGAGGCCAACGTGCGGGCCTTCTGGGGGCACCTCGGGGAGATGGAGCCCCTGGTGAGGCAGGCCGCGACCACCGGGGCGGACGGGCGGTTCGCGGTGGAGGTCTCGTCCTCGAAGCACGCCCTGATGGCCATGGATCGGGACCGTCGCAAGGCAGGGCTGGCGATCCTGCCGATGGGCGAGGGGCAGGACCCGATCGAGATCCGGATCGGCCCTCCGGTGAAGGTCCGCGGGTCGTTCCGAAGCCCCGGGGACGGGCCGCCGGGCTGGACCCACGTCTATTGCAACCTCCCGGGCGACGACGCCCGGCCGATCGACTCGACGCGGCTGGTGAGCTGCGGCTCGTTCGAGGGCCGCTTCGAGTTCTCCGTCCCCCCCGGCCGCTACGTCCTGGTCGGCTACGACGAATCCGACGACGCCCGCCTGGTCCCGGACCGCGAGATCGCGGTCGAGCCGGGCCGGGCCGAGCTCGACCTTGGCGTCCTCACTCTGGCGGACGTCAGCAAGGTCCCCAGGAGGGCGTACGAGCGGGCCAAGGACGGGGCCGGCTGGGTCGACGTCGCCGACCGCTACGGCAAGCCCGCGCCCGGCTGGCACCTCGACGACGCCCGCGGCATCGCCCGCGACGCCAGGATCGAGGACTTCCGGGGCAAGTGGCTCCTCGTCTACTTCTGGGGATTCGGCTGCGCCCCGTGCCTGGGGACCGAGCTCCCCTCGCTGTCGAGGTTCTACGAGGCCCACGCCGCCGACCGCGGCCGGTTCGAGGTCGTCGCCGTCTGCACCGACGACGACGCGCGCTCGATGGCCGACGTCGATCGCCGGCTGGAGCCGATCGTCCGCAACGCCTGGGGCGGCAAGCCGCTCCCCTTCCCCACGGCCCTCGACACCTCCTACCGCACCATGGAAGCCTTCGGCCTGCGGACCCTCGGCCCGCAACTCGTCGACCCCGAGGGGATCCTCCGGAAGGGCGGCGAGCGCGAGCTGGCGAAGGTCCTCGATGCGCCCGGTGGAAGCACGTCGCCGCGCCGCTGA
- the hflX gene encoding GTPase HflX, with protein sequence MIEINRSERAGRHERAILVGVILPEFDGNPEDPLEEIRGLAETASLQVAGTMLQKRQQVDIATYIGSGKVDELKELVEAHEADVVVFDNDLGPGQTRNLEKALGVKVVDRTEVILDIFATHAKTHEAHLQVELAQLEYAMPRLKRMWTHLSRYKGGIGVRGPGEKQLEEDRRLVGHRIQELKAKLGKIQARKEREVAGRADVPTISLVGYTNAGKSTLMNALTGAGVLVEDMLFATLDTRTRKWRFKGGGAALLSDTVGFIRNLPHALVASFKATLEEARQADLLLHVVDASSPEAESQVRAVVEVLAELGLEDHPTLLVLNKADQVPDRSFLDVLRAHHRNSVTISAAKAEGLDRLEAAVREALLERELDAEVETGVSNGRVLAYLAQHAQIQDRAYDEDRVVLKCRIPRRCLNYLQENGVEVRSNGQRMYA encoded by the coding sequence TTGATCGAAATCAATCGCAGCGAGCGGGCGGGGCGTCACGAGCGGGCCATCCTCGTGGGGGTGATCCTCCCCGAGTTCGACGGGAACCCGGAGGACCCGCTGGAGGAGATCCGCGGCCTCGCGGAGACGGCCTCCCTCCAGGTGGCCGGGACGATGCTGCAGAAGCGCCAGCAGGTGGACATCGCCACCTACATCGGCTCGGGCAAGGTGGACGAGCTCAAGGAGCTGGTGGAGGCCCACGAGGCGGACGTGGTCGTCTTCGACAACGACCTCGGCCCGGGCCAGACGCGGAACCTGGAGAAGGCGCTCGGCGTGAAGGTCGTGGATCGGACCGAGGTGATCCTCGACATCTTCGCCACCCACGCCAAGACCCACGAGGCCCACCTGCAGGTGGAGCTGGCCCAGCTCGAGTACGCGATGCCCCGGCTGAAGCGGATGTGGACGCACCTGTCCCGCTACAAGGGCGGGATCGGCGTCCGCGGCCCGGGCGAGAAGCAGCTCGAGGAGGACCGCCGGCTCGTCGGCCACCGGATCCAGGAGCTGAAGGCGAAGCTCGGCAAGATCCAGGCGCGGAAGGAGCGGGAGGTCGCCGGCCGGGCGGACGTCCCCACGATCTCGCTCGTCGGCTACACGAACGCCGGCAAGAGCACCCTCATGAACGCCCTGACCGGCGCGGGGGTGCTCGTGGAGGACATGCTCTTCGCCACGCTCGACACCCGCACCCGCAAGTGGCGGTTCAAGGGCGGCGGCGCGGCCCTGCTCTCGGACACGGTCGGCTTCATCCGCAACCTGCCGCATGCCCTGGTGGCGTCGTTCAAGGCGACCCTGGAGGAAGCCCGCCAGGCCGACCTCCTGCTCCACGTCGTCGACGCGTCGAGCCCGGAGGCGGAGAGCCAGGTGAGGGCGGTCGTCGAGGTCCTCGCGGAGCTCGGCCTGGAAGACCATCCCACGCTCCTGGTCCTGAACAAGGCCGACCAGGTCCCGGACCGCTCGTTCCTGGACGTCCTTCGGGCGCACCACAGGAACTCCGTCACCATCAGCGCCGCGAAGGCCGAAGGGCTGGACCGCCTGGAGGCCGCCGTCCGCGAGGCCCTGCTGGAGCGCGAGCTCGACGCGGAGGTGGAGACCGGCGTTTCCAACGGCCGGGTCCTCGCGTACCTCGCCCAGCACGCCCAGATCCAGGACCGCGCCTACGACGAGGACCGCGTCGTGCTCAAGTGCCGGATCCCCCGCCGCTGCCTGAACTACCTCCAGGAGAACGGCGTCGAGGTCCGCTCCAACGGCCAGCGGATGTATGCCTAA
- a CDS encoding DUF5131 family protein, producing MSDRTKIEWTDATWNPIRGCTKISPGCAHCYAETFAERFRGVPGHPYEQGFDLRLIPGKLAEPLRWASPRMVFVNSMSDLFHKDVPDEYIIKVCRVMREAGRHTFQVLTKRSERMRDMLRGPLGFAAEAPHIWFGVSVEDRKHGLPRVDHLRGAPAGLRMLSVEPLLEDLGELDLAGIGWVILGGESGPGARPMAVEWVRSVRDQCRDQGVPFFFKQWGGVRKAKAGRELDGRTHDEKPRTNHGGTEGTAKTRAEREVPG from the coding sequence ATGAGCGACCGGACGAAGATCGAGTGGACCGACGCGACGTGGAACCCGATCCGGGGGTGCACGAAGATCAGCCCCGGGTGCGCCCATTGCTATGCGGAGACCTTCGCCGAGCGGTTCCGCGGCGTGCCGGGCCATCCCTATGAGCAGGGCTTCGACCTGAGGCTGATCCCGGGGAAGCTCGCCGAGCCGCTGCGGTGGGCGTCGCCCCGGATGGTCTTCGTGAACTCGATGAGCGACCTGTTCCACAAGGACGTGCCGGATGAATACATCATCAAGGTCTGCCGCGTGATGCGGGAGGCGGGCCGGCACACGTTCCAGGTGCTGACCAAGCGCTCCGAGCGGATGCGGGACATGCTCCGCGGCCCGCTCGGGTTCGCGGCCGAGGCCCCGCACATCTGGTTCGGCGTGAGCGTCGAGGACCGCAAGCATGGCCTGCCGCGCGTGGATCACCTCCGCGGCGCCCCGGCGGGCCTGCGGATGCTCTCCGTCGAGCCGCTCCTGGAGGACCTGGGCGAGCTCGACCTGGCGGGCATCGGCTGGGTCATCCTCGGCGGCGAGAGCGGCCCGGGCGCCCGGCCGATGGCCGTCGAATGGGTGCGGTCCGTCCGCGACCAGTGCCGCGATCAGGGCGTCCCGTTCTTCTTCAAGCAGTGGGGCGGCGTCCGCAAGGCGAAGGCCGGCCGCGAGCTCGACGGCCGCACCCATGACGAAAAACCGCGGACGAACCACGGAGGCACAGAGGGCACAGCGAAGACGCGGGCCGAAAGAGAAGTACCGGGGTAG
- a CDS encoding type II toxin-antitoxin system HicA family toxin translates to MRYREIAKRLSCLGCREVPRTGDGSHRKWLKPATGGQTVIPDWGGDDLKLGTVRGAVRQPGLTWDEFSQA, encoded by the coding sequence ATGAGGTATCGCGAGATCGCCAAGAGGCTATCTTGCCTGGGTTGCCGCGAGGTGCCCCGGACGGGTGATGGGTCGCACAGGAAATGGCTCAAGCCGGCGACCGGCGGCCAGACCGTCATCCCCGATTGGGGCGGAGATGACCTGAAGCTCGGGACGGTACGCGGCGCGGTCAGGCAACCTGGCCTCACCTGGGATGAGTTCAGCCAGGCTTAG
- a CDS encoding type II toxin-antitoxin system HicB family antitoxin: MHYRLPLVFEPQPEGGFTVTSPVIPELLTEGDSVEDAIENVRDAFAAVLEIYRDSGRSLPADLAIGTDGQPVHADLMIAIP; encoded by the coding sequence ATGCATTACAGATTGCCACTGGTCTTCGAGCCACAGCCGGAGGGAGGCTTCACGGTCACATCACCCGTGATCCCTGAACTGCTGACTGAAGGAGACTCGGTCGAGGACGCCATCGAGAATGTGCGCGATGCGTTCGCGGCGGTGCTCGAGATCTATCGCGACTCGGGCAGATCTCTTCCGGCCGATCTGGCAATCGGGACGGATGGCCAGCCCGTCCATGCGGACTTGATGATCGCCATACCATGA
- a CDS encoding amino acid permease encodes MSAGDNPAQRPRRGPTPSQVLVVTSVMFTFISYWRTAAIVLCDLASTAYYIGGIVESQIGKAAPWFILAVMLFSYAVRSVYIESCAMFVRGGVYRIVKEAMGGKLARLAVSALLFDYILTGPISGVTAGQYFIGLVNELLHLGPGSALMAWQNYISAGIAILITAYFWRVNTRGIHESSDQALRIMGATTVMAVIMIAWCLVTLVMQPEKRHLPPITPDLSKKVDAEGKAIPDPFGKQVDPLGIVGETKVGEQLRPAEIAGNWWGLIGMFGIMVSFGHSILAMSGEETLAQVYREVESPKLTNFKRAAFIVFLYSMLLTTLISFFAVMIIPDDVRMSQYSGNLIGGLAMSVVGPQWAKLLLNILVVLVGSLILSGAVNTAIVGSNGVLNRVSEDGVLPDWFLKPHPKFGTSSRLINLVVILQVVTIVLSRGDVLALGEAYAFGVVWSFVFMSMSMLVLRFKRPGHREYEVPLNFTVGKYDVPLGMTLIFLVLALCAITNLLTKEVATITGILFTAAFYAVFWVSERLHRRRQGHGEHEHLEQFNQSEADQLSVESLDLTHPYRKLVAIRSPHNLGMLEQCLSETDPETTDVVVMTAVVLPKGSSDFQPTITDYDRQLLTAVVNLAEHVGKPVKPLIVPTNEPFYALAQTARTIGAQELIMGLSNKFPPEDQLDQVALYWINSCGKKPDPLSIRVLGGNRDVRLDIAGGSQIPKPGAAAADVARQLLELRKSWHGVERLLMAYDGSPLSADFLDTVMSFLDPAIGVTLINVAEGQDGRDDAPEAVADEARRVVERGIERARELGRKVDSRVVSGEPGPQIVRAAVDGKFDAIFMSLRGVYRRGDTTAFASNTRYVLEHAPCRVILGFAPKSIPAGNGPSEG; translated from the coding sequence ATGTCCGCCGGCGACAATCCCGCGCAGCGCCCGCGACGAGGCCCCACCCCCAGCCAGGTCCTCGTCGTCACGAGCGTGATGTTCACGTTCATCTCGTACTGGCGGACCGCCGCCATCGTCCTCTGCGACCTGGCGAGCACCGCCTACTACATCGGCGGCATCGTCGAGTCCCAGATCGGCAAGGCGGCCCCCTGGTTCATCCTGGCGGTCATGCTCTTCAGCTACGCCGTGCGCAGCGTCTACATCGAGAGCTGCGCCATGTTCGTCCGCGGCGGCGTCTACCGCATCGTCAAGGAGGCGATGGGGGGCAAGCTCGCCCGCCTGGCGGTCTCGGCGCTGCTGTTCGACTACATCCTCACCGGGCCGATCAGCGGCGTGACCGCCGGCCAGTATTTCATCGGCCTGGTCAACGAGCTGCTCCACCTCGGCCCCGGCAGCGCCCTGATGGCCTGGCAGAACTACATCTCCGCCGGGATCGCGATCCTCATCACGGCCTACTTCTGGCGGGTCAACACCCGGGGCATCCACGAGTCCAGCGACCAGGCGCTGCGGATCATGGGCGCGACGACCGTGATGGCCGTCATCATGATCGCCTGGTGCCTCGTCACCCTGGTCATGCAGCCGGAGAAGCGGCACCTGCCGCCGATCACGCCGGACCTCTCGAAGAAGGTGGACGCGGAGGGCAAGGCGATCCCCGACCCCTTCGGCAAGCAGGTGGACCCGCTGGGCATCGTCGGCGAGACGAAGGTCGGCGAGCAGCTCCGCCCGGCGGAGATCGCCGGCAACTGGTGGGGCCTGATCGGGATGTTCGGCATCATGGTCTCGTTCGGCCACTCGATCCTGGCGATGAGCGGCGAGGAGACGCTGGCGCAGGTCTACCGCGAGGTCGAGAGCCCGAAGCTCACGAACTTCAAGCGCGCCGCGTTCATCGTCTTCCTCTACAGCATGCTGCTGACGACCCTGATCAGCTTCTTCGCCGTGATGATCATCCCCGACGACGTGCGGATGTCGCAGTACAGCGGCAACCTGATCGGCGGGCTGGCGATGAGCGTCGTCGGGCCGCAGTGGGCGAAGCTGCTGCTGAACATCCTGGTCGTGCTCGTCGGCTCCCTGATCCTCTCCGGCGCGGTGAACACGGCGATCGTGGGCTCCAACGGCGTGCTCAACCGGGTCTCCGAGGACGGCGTCCTGCCCGACTGGTTCCTCAAGCCCCACCCGAAGTTCGGCACGTCGTCGCGGCTGATCAACCTGGTGGTGATCCTCCAGGTGGTGACCATCGTCCTCAGCCGGGGCGACGTCCTGGCCCTGGGCGAGGCGTACGCCTTCGGAGTCGTCTGGAGCTTCGTCTTCATGTCGATGTCGATGCTGGTGCTCCGCTTCAAGCGCCCGGGGCACCGCGAGTACGAGGTCCCGCTCAACTTCACCGTCGGCAAGTACGACGTCCCCCTGGGCATGACCCTGATCTTCCTGGTGCTGGCCCTCTGCGCGATCACCAACCTCCTGACCAAGGAGGTGGCCACGATCACCGGCATCCTGTTCACGGCGGCCTTCTACGCCGTCTTCTGGGTCAGCGAGCGGCTGCACCGCCGCCGCCAGGGCCACGGGGAGCACGAGCACCTCGAGCAGTTCAACCAGAGCGAGGCCGACCAGCTCAGCGTCGAGTCGCTGGACCTGACGCACCCCTACAGGAAGCTCGTGGCGATCCGGTCGCCGCACAACCTGGGGATGCTGGAGCAGTGCCTCTCCGAGACCGACCCCGAGACGACCGACGTCGTCGTGATGACGGCCGTCGTCCTGCCCAAGGGGAGCTCCGACTTCCAGCCGACGATCACCGACTACGACCGCCAGCTCCTGACCGCGGTCGTCAACCTGGCGGAGCACGTCGGCAAGCCGGTCAAGCCGCTCATCGTGCCCACCAACGAGCCGTTCTACGCCCTGGCGCAGACGGCCCGGACGATCGGCGCGCAGGAGCTGATCATGGGGCTCTCCAACAAGTTCCCCCCGGAGGACCAGCTCGACCAGGTCGCGCTCTACTGGATCAACTCCTGCGGCAAGAAGCCCGACCCGCTGTCGATCCGGGTGCTCGGCGGCAACCGGGACGTGCGGCTGGACATCGCCGGCGGCAGCCAGATCCCCAAGCCGGGCGCCGCGGCCGCGGACGTGGCCCGGCAGCTCCTGGAGCTCCGCAAGAGCTGGCACGGCGTGGAGCGGCTGCTGATGGCCTACGACGGCAGCCCGCTCTCGGCCGACTTCCTGGACACGGTGATGAGCTTCCTGGACCCCGCGATCGGCGTCACGCTCATCAACGTCGCCGAGGGCCAGGACGGCCGCGACGACGCCCCGGAGGCCGTCGCGGACGAGGCCAGGCGGGTCGTCGAGCGGGGGATCGAGCGGGCCCGCGAACTCGGCCGCAAGGTCGACTCCCGGGTCGTCTCCGGCGAGCCAGGCCCGCAGATCGTCCGGGCGGCCGTCGACGGCAAGTTCGACGCCATCTTCATGAGCCTGCGCGGCGTCTACCGCCGCGGCGACACCACCGCCTTCGCCTCCAACACCCGCTACGTCCTGGAGCACGCCCCCTGCCGCGTCATCCTCGGCTTCGCCCCCAAGTCCATCCCCGCCGGCAACGGCCCGTCGGAGGGCTGA
- a CDS encoding isocitrate/isopropylmalate family dehydrogenase, translated as MRPTYQVTELLGDGIGAELSRAIHELAAALPIDLQFRAVDLSLENRRARKAAIYDEAVEAVTGTGVALKYPTITAEESPNQVLRRRLDLSVIHRPVYTIPGVPTNFRRELDLDIVRIATGGTYDDPGRMIGDGGAVSLRIVERRPVTEAARYAFNLARKTSKKVTSSSKHTIQKATDGLFERVATEVAGQFPEVAHNTELFDALLGKVIMAPEKFQIVLVLNEYGDFLSDMACGLAGSLGIGASANLAFDAAAVVRVALFDAAHGTAPDIAGQNKANPTAIFLALSMLLYQVGEIELGRTVKGATLDLLREGVRTGDLGGKETTESFTAAVAAELGRRLAGAGLAPAAPAGR; from the coding sequence ATGCGACCCACGTATCAGGTCACGGAGCTGCTGGGCGACGGGATCGGCGCCGAGCTGTCGCGGGCGATCCACGAGCTGGCGGCGGCGCTGCCGATCGACCTGCAATTCCGGGCGGTCGACCTCTCCCTGGAGAATCGCCGGGCGAGGAAGGCGGCGATCTACGACGAGGCCGTCGAGGCCGTGACCGGCACGGGCGTGGCGCTCAAGTATCCCACGATCACGGCCGAGGAGTCCCCCAACCAGGTCCTCCGGCGCCGGCTCGACCTCTCCGTGATCCACCGCCCCGTCTACACGATCCCGGGCGTCCCCACGAACTTCCGCCGCGAGCTCGACCTGGACATCGTCCGCATCGCCACCGGCGGCACCTACGACGACCCCGGCCGGATGATCGGCGACGGCGGCGCCGTGAGCCTGCGGATCGTCGAGCGCCGGCCCGTGACGGAGGCGGCGCGGTACGCCTTCAACCTGGCGCGGAAGACGAGCAAGAAGGTCACCAGCTCGTCCAAGCACACGATCCAGAAGGCGACCGACGGCCTGTTCGAACGCGTGGCCACGGAGGTGGCCGGGCAGTTCCCCGAGGTGGCCCACAACACCGAGCTGTTCGACGCGCTGCTGGGCAAGGTCATCATGGCGCCGGAGAAGTTCCAGATCGTCCTCGTGCTGAACGAGTACGGGGACTTCCTCTCGGACATGGCCTGCGGCCTGGCGGGGTCGCTCGGCATCGGCGCCAGCGCCAACCTCGCCTTCGACGCCGCGGCGGTCGTCCGGGTGGCGCTCTTCGACGCCGCGCACGGGACGGCGCCGGACATCGCCGGGCAGAACAAGGCCAACCCCACGGCGATCTTCCTCGCCCTGTCGATGCTCCTGTACCAGGTCGGCGAGATCGAGCTGGGCCGCACGGTGAAGGGGGCGACGCTCGACCTGCTGCGCGAGGGGGTCCGCACCGGGGACCTGGGCGGCAAGGAGACGACCGAGAGCTTCACCGCGGCCGTCGCCGCCGAGCTCGGCCGCCGCCTCGCCGGGGCGGGGCTCGCCCCGGCGGCCCCCGCCGGCCGATAG
- a CDS encoding DUF1559 family PulG-like putative transporter: MNSATNRERPSGFTLIELLVVIAIIAVLIALLLPAVQSAREAARRAQCTNNLKQIGLATATYASATDVFPPGHLGAPVWPGAYYSGPSVFPHILPQMEQTPAYNAMNFSLSVHDAQNSTVAGIAIATLACPSDPSALELTPLTANYVPNKSMQAHTNYAACRGLWFIESRENPADPCIPTLSASAYGVIFPNSAVKYAGIIDGTSNTMIFSEQALGMINASSRGDYGLWHNGYWYYSHFDTSLAPNACRQLTAQINNGWWWVMNFDASSFHPGGVNAAFADGSVRFVKDTINSWPVDNSDAGYATPIGVNSWAGSCGDWNIGTARPGVWQALSTRAGSEVLSADQF; this comes from the coding sequence ATGAACTCCGCGACGAATCGCGAGCGGCCCTCGGGCTTCACGCTGATCGAGCTGCTGGTGGTGATCGCCATCATCGCCGTCCTGATCGCGCTCCTGCTCCCGGCCGTGCAGTCGGCCCGGGAGGCCGCGCGGCGGGCCCAGTGCACCAACAACCTCAAGCAGATCGGGCTGGCGACGGCGACCTATGCGTCCGCGACCGATGTCTTCCCGCCCGGCCACCTCGGCGCCCCGGTCTGGCCGGGGGCGTATTACTCGGGCCCCAGCGTCTTCCCGCACATCCTGCCGCAGATGGAGCAGACCCCGGCCTACAACGCGATGAACTTCTCCCTCTCGGTCCACGACGCCCAGAACTCGACCGTCGCGGGCATCGCGATCGCCACGCTCGCGTGCCCCAGCGACCCGTCGGCGCTGGAGCTCACGCCGCTGACGGCGAATTACGTCCCCAACAAGAGCATGCAGGCCCACACGAACTACGCCGCCTGCCGCGGCCTGTGGTTCATCGAGTCCCGCGAGAACCCCGCCGACCCCTGCATCCCCACGCTCTCGGCCTCGGCTTACGGCGTGATCTTCCCCAACAGCGCGGTGAAGTACGCGGGCATCATCGACGGCACGAGCAACACCATGATCTTCTCCGAGCAGGCCCTCGGCATGATCAACGCGTCCAGCCGCGGCGACTACGGACTCTGGCACAACGGATACTGGTATTATTCGCATTTCGATACGTCGCTCGCACCCAACGCGTGCAGGCAGCTGACCGCCCAGATCAACAACGGCTGGTGGTGGGTGATGAACTTCGACGCCTCGAGCTTCCACCCCGGCGGCGTCAACGCCGCGTTCGCCGACGGGTCGGTGCGGTTCGTCAAGGACACCATCAACTCCTGGCCCGTCGACAACTCGGACGCCGGGTACGCCACCCCCATCGGCGTCAACTCCTGGGCCGGGAGCTGCGGCGACTGGAACATCGGGACCGCCAGGCCCGGCGTCTGGCAGGCGCTCTCCACCCGCGCCGGCTCCGAGGTCCTCAGCGCCGACCAGTTCTGA
- a CDS encoding glycosyltransferase codes for MHVLFVHQNYPAQFGHIARHLAQSHGFRCTFVSQRPEGESDGVRRIRYHPKGGATARNHYCSRTFENAVHHTHAVYEACKAHPEIRPDLVVGHSGFGSTLFLRELYDCPIINYFEYFYRAHGSDLDFRPEMPPGEMDVLRSYCRNATLLLDLENCDAGYSPTRWQWGRLPRAYADKVRVIFDGVDTSVWRRIPDAPRRVGDAPLPRDKRIVTYVSRGFESMRGFDIFMKVAKRIYERYPDVLFVVVGSDRVAYGGDLKHVPEGSFREHVLAQDDYDPSKFLFAGNLAPHDLAALLSAGDLHIYLTVPFVLSWSLFDALACGCVVVASDTGPVTELIAHGENGLLGGFFDVEALAELSLRVLRDPASHRHLGEAGMRTIRERYALEKCLPRMLDLYRSVAGRR; via the coding sequence ATGCACGTCCTCTTCGTCCACCAGAACTACCCCGCCCAGTTCGGCCACATCGCCCGCCACCTGGCGCAGTCCCACGGATTCCGCTGCACCTTCGTGTCCCAGAGGCCGGAGGGGGAGTCCGACGGCGTGAGGCGGATCCGGTACCACCCGAAGGGCGGGGCGACGGCCCGGAACCACTACTGCTCCCGCACCTTCGAGAACGCCGTCCACCACACCCACGCCGTCTACGAGGCGTGCAAGGCCCACCCGGAGATCCGCCCGGACCTCGTCGTCGGCCACAGCGGCTTCGGATCCACGCTCTTCCTCCGCGAGCTCTACGACTGCCCGATCATCAACTATTTCGAATACTTCTATCGGGCGCACGGCAGCGACCTGGACTTCCGGCCGGAGATGCCGCCGGGGGAGATGGACGTCCTCCGATCCTACTGCCGCAACGCGACGCTGCTGCTGGACCTGGAGAACTGCGACGCCGGATACAGCCCGACGCGATGGCAGTGGGGCCGCCTCCCGAGGGCGTATGCGGACAAGGTGCGCGTCATCTTCGACGGGGTGGACACCTCGGTCTGGAGGCGGATCCCGGACGCCCCCCGCCGCGTGGGCGACGCTCCCCTGCCCCGCGACAAACGGATCGTCACCTACGTCTCGCGCGGCTTCGAGTCGATGCGGGGGTTCGACATCTTCATGAAGGTCGCCAAGAGGATCTACGAGCGATACCCCGACGTCCTCTTCGTCGTCGTCGGCAGCGACCGGGTGGCCTACGGCGGGGACCTGAAGCACGTCCCCGAGGGGAGCTTCCGGGAGCACGTCCTGGCGCAGGACGACTACGACCCCTCGAAGTTCCTCTTCGCCGGCAACCTCGCGCCGCACGACCTGGCGGCCCTGCTCTCGGCCGGCGACCTGCACATCTACCTGACGGTGCCGTTCGTCCTCTCGTGGTCGCTCTTCGACGCCCTCGCCTGCGGCTGCGTGGTCGTCGCGTCGGACACCGGGCCGGTGACCGAGCTGATCGCGCACGGCGAGAACGGGCTCCTCGGCGGCTTCTTCGACGTCGAGGCCCTGGCCGAGCTCTCGCTGCGGGTCCTCCGCGACCCGGCGTCGCATCGGCACCTGGGCGAGGCGGGCATGCGGACGATCCGCGAGCGGTACGCCCTGGAGAAATGCCTGCCGCGGATGCTCGACCTGTATCGGTCCGTGGCCGGCCGGCGTTGA